One segment of Bradyrhizobium sp. WD16 DNA contains the following:
- a CDS encoding ShlB/FhaC/HecB family hemolysin secretion/activation protein translates to MLLLAGAAKADQLTVAAIASASLTIPATNSPPAIKGLESDQCFDIEAIVITGLEMVPVEEVRTAVAPLAWRCMGNMLAKAVIGAVNEVHAAHGFVTTQGYVRPQDIRGSRRLVINVITGRIARIVTREHRDDETFGAALRRAGEAGGPWELVSAVSAMWGGLAAWPNRFQLIDGEDAPGLKTRLAMPADPGEPLNIDRIQQGIDQLNRSPSHKASAKLVPGTEPGTSDVVVDLPETRSFRLTTGYEINGGSLNGQNSISDRARIDIAKDNLLGLNDSWAATFASGVQSNELRASVVAPVRWLTLSGLAGYSEYFTMLAPNVALFQQIETAGLNGSYVISRDRSQLTSVDAGFTVRHVLRFINLFELEPRNVSIVRLGLSQTRYFKDAQLTYSIGYSRGLAILSATRDAPDADATTPRAQFDKIDVSASYTRLFPSIGALRFDLAGQYARTPLFQEDELALGSISTVRGFARSPAFADRGIFARGEFTPVLPVAAIVGDLGKQSAFYADVLNATHPYVFVDAGVGRNVANAETVSRASVGVGLRYNLGRVNLDWSLAKPLAWSGVLPGSQAGGLETYLNMTFSLF, encoded by the coding sequence TTGCTGCTGTTGGCCGGTGCCGCGAAGGCCGACCAACTCACCGTTGCCGCCATCGCCAGCGCCTCGCTGACCATCCCGGCGACCAATTCGCCTCCCGCGATCAAGGGACTTGAGTCGGACCAATGCTTCGACATCGAGGCCATCGTCATTACCGGGCTGGAGATGGTGCCGGTCGAGGAGGTGCGTACAGCCGTTGCACCGCTCGCTTGGCGCTGCATGGGGAACATGCTGGCCAAGGCGGTGATCGGCGCCGTCAACGAGGTGCACGCCGCGCATGGCTTCGTCACGACCCAGGGCTATGTCAGACCTCAGGACATCCGGGGGAGCAGGCGTCTCGTCATCAACGTCATCACCGGCCGTATCGCCCGCATCGTGACCCGTGAACACCGCGACGACGAGACTTTCGGGGCGGCGTTGCGGCGGGCCGGAGAGGCAGGGGGACCATGGGAGCTCGTCTCGGCGGTGTCCGCGATGTGGGGTGGCCTCGCGGCCTGGCCCAACCGCTTCCAGCTGATCGACGGCGAGGATGCACCCGGGCTCAAAACCCGTCTGGCGATGCCGGCCGATCCAGGGGAGCCGCTCAATATCGATCGGATCCAGCAGGGGATCGACCAGCTCAATCGCTCGCCGTCGCACAAGGCCTCGGCCAAGCTCGTCCCAGGAACGGAGCCGGGCACGTCGGACGTCGTTGTCGATCTGCCGGAGACGCGATCGTTCCGGCTGACCACCGGCTACGAGATCAATGGTGGTTCACTCAACGGCCAGAACAGCATCTCGGACCGGGCGCGCATCGATATCGCCAAGGACAATCTTCTCGGCCTGAACGACAGCTGGGCTGCGACCTTCGCCAGCGGCGTTCAGTCGAACGAGTTGCGCGCCTCGGTCGTGGCGCCGGTCCGATGGCTGACGCTGTCAGGGCTCGCCGGCTACAGCGAATATTTCACCATGCTGGCGCCCAACGTGGCGCTGTTCCAGCAGATCGAGACCGCCGGCCTCAATGGTTCATACGTCATCTCGCGCGATCGCTCGCAGCTGACCAGTGTCGATGCCGGCTTCACGGTGCGTCATGTCCTGCGCTTCATCAACCTGTTCGAGCTGGAGCCGCGCAATGTGTCGATCGTCCGGCTCGGCCTGTCCCAGACGCGGTATTTCAAGGATGCGCAGCTGACCTACAGTATCGGCTACAGCAGGGGTCTTGCGATCCTCAGCGCCACGCGCGACGCGCCCGACGCCGATGCGACGACGCCGCGAGCGCAGTTCGACAAGATCGACGTCTCGGCGAGCTACACGCGATTGTTCCCCTCGATCGGAGCGCTCAGGTTCGACCTGGCGGGTCAGTATGCCCGCACGCCGCTGTTTCAGGAGGATGAGCTGGCGCTCGGCTCCATCTCGACGGTCCGCGGCTTTGCCCGGTCACCGGCCTTCGCCGATCGCGGCATCTTTGCCCGAGGAGAATTCACGCCAGTGCTGCCGGTTGCCGCGATTGTGGGCGACCTCGGCAAACAGAGCGCGTTCTACGCCGACGTTCTCAACGCCACCCATCCTTATGTGTTCGTCGACGCAGGCGTGGGGCGCAATGTGGCCAATGCGGAGACGGTCAGCCGCGCCAGCGTCGGGGTTGGGCTGCGCTACAACCTCGGCCGCGTCAATCTCGACTGGTCGCTTGCAAAGCCGCTTGCCTGGAGCGGCGTTTTGCCGGGCTCGCAGGCAGGCGGGCTCGAGACCTACCTCAACATGACGTTTTCACTGTTCTGA
- a CDS encoding tetratricopeptide repeat protein gives MPKTAFCVFAVLLAAIGSGAVKADPALRRETPPAATDKPLPPPQMTPSAASKGEQKSEQTPDPAKAAQAIKDGLRALDQKAYQKALSAFTEAFNFGEPEGAFYLGRMVELGVGVQADFEKARVLYRSAADKGSAKAMNRLGLMAWRGESQLQDYKAAGELICKAADKGDADALFNCGGLYAEGKGVDKNMAKAISLYERAASQGHIGALNALGFAYANGVGVTADPVKARAAFERSAAKGNPVGLYELGAAYEKGGPPPRDLGKAHLYYNLAAARRHPDAPSALQRVSALMTADEIAGAQAAAKAWKATP, from the coding sequence ATGCCGAAAACCGCCTTTTGTGTCTTTGCCGTTCTGTTGGCGGCGATCGGATCGGGGGCAGTCAAGGCGGACCCCGCACTCCGGCGCGAAACGCCGCCGGCCGCCACGGACAAGCCTCTCCCGCCCCCCCAGATGACCCCGTCGGCCGCATCGAAGGGCGAGCAGAAGTCGGAGCAGACGCCGGATCCAGCCAAGGCCGCGCAAGCGATCAAGGATGGCCTCAGGGCGCTCGACCAGAAGGCCTATCAGAAGGCGCTGAGCGCGTTCACCGAAGCGTTCAATTTCGGCGAGCCGGAAGGGGCATTCTATCTCGGGCGTATGGTTGAGCTCGGCGTCGGCGTTCAAGCGGACTTCGAGAAGGCGAGGGTGCTGTATCGGTCGGCCGCCGACAAAGGCTCTGCGAAAGCCATGAACCGGCTCGGCCTGATGGCTTGGCGCGGCGAGAGCCAGCTGCAGGACTACAAGGCGGCGGGCGAGCTGATCTGCAAGGCGGCTGACAAGGGCGACGCTGACGCGCTGTTCAACTGCGGCGGCCTCTATGCCGAAGGCAAGGGAGTCGACAAGAACATGGCGAAGGCGATCTCGCTCTACGAAAGGGCCGCCTCGCAGGGCCATATCGGGGCGCTCAATGCGCTCGGCTTTGCCTATGCCAACGGCGTTGGCGTGACGGCCGATCCGGTGAAGGCGCGCGCCGCTTTCGAACGGTCCGCGGCGAAGGGGAATCCTGTCGGTCTCTACGAACTCGGCGCTGCGTACGAGAAGGGCGGTCCGCCGCCGCGTGATCTTGGCAAGGCTCACCTTTATTACAACCTGGCGGCCGCGCGCAGGCATCCGGATGCTCCGTCGGCGCTGCAGCGTGTCTCGGCTCTGATGACGGCCGACGAGATTGCGGGCGCCCAAGCGGCGGCGAAAGCCTGGAAGGCGACGCCGTAA